A stretch of the Archangium violaceum genome encodes the following:
- the nusA gene encoding transcription termination factor NusA, whose product MPTPANPNINLNLVLDQVAKDKGIDRSVLITTLEDAMTTAAKKHFGQERNLEAKYDPEKGVVELFQAITVVEAITDPVQAVNQISLDEAHKKGMEVEPGDELVFQIFYRDEDAAEAKAQDDQYGDILRLKTFRRGFGRIAAQTAKQVILQRTRDAERENVFNEYRDRKNEIVTGIARRFERGNIIVDLGRAEAVLPVREQVPRETYRAGDRVQAYVLDVLRESKGPQIVLSRASVNLLTKLFEMEVPEIAEGIVVIEAAAREPGGRAKIAVSSRDADVDPVGACVGMKGSRVQAVVQELRGEKIDIVPYDEDPARFVCAALAPAEVSRVIIDEANHAMELIVPDDQLSLAIGRRGQNVRLAAQLTGWKLDINSESRVREMREFANRSLGALPGVNEMLVETLYAHGFRQAKDIAEANPEMLGQIPGMDPARIPAMQEEARKQMSLDAAELSRMEREREQARQAEARRHPDELSQTERLARVRGMGEKTIEQLTLAGYKTVEDLANEKDLAKLGDVPGVGIKKARQLKSAAENYLVEEARLRAELNAERGASSAQAAEPAGA is encoded by the coding sequence ATGCCCACGCCAGCCAACCCCAACATCAACCTCAACCTCGTCCTGGACCAGGTGGCCAAGGACAAGGGCATCGACCGGAGCGTGCTCATCACCACGCTCGAGGACGCGATGACGACCGCGGCCAAGAAGCACTTCGGCCAGGAGCGCAACCTCGAGGCCAAGTACGACCCGGAGAAGGGCGTGGTGGAGCTCTTCCAGGCCATCACCGTGGTGGAGGCCATCACCGATCCCGTTCAGGCGGTGAATCAGATCTCCCTCGACGAGGCGCACAAGAAGGGCATGGAGGTGGAGCCGGGCGACGAGCTCGTGTTCCAGATCTTCTACCGTGACGAGGACGCGGCGGAGGCCAAGGCGCAGGACGATCAGTACGGGGACATCCTCCGGCTGAAGACGTTCCGGCGCGGCTTCGGACGCATCGCGGCCCAGACGGCCAAGCAGGTCATCCTCCAGCGTACCCGCGACGCCGAGCGCGAGAACGTCTTCAACGAGTACCGGGACCGCAAGAACGAGATCGTCACGGGCATCGCCCGGCGCTTCGAGCGCGGCAACATCATCGTGGACCTGGGTCGCGCCGAGGCGGTGCTGCCGGTGCGCGAGCAGGTGCCGCGCGAGACGTACCGCGCCGGCGACCGCGTCCAGGCCTACGTGCTGGACGTGCTGCGCGAGTCGAAGGGCCCACAGATCGTCCTCAGCCGCGCCTCCGTCAACCTGCTGACGAAGCTGTTCGAGATGGAGGTTCCGGAGATCGCCGAGGGCATCGTGGTCATCGAGGCCGCGGCGCGCGAGCCGGGCGGACGCGCGAAGATCGCCGTCTCCAGCCGGGACGCGGACGTGGACCCGGTGGGCGCCTGCGTCGGTATGAAGGGCAGCCGCGTGCAGGCGGTGGTGCAGGAGCTGCGCGGCGAGAAGATCGACATCGTCCCCTACGACGAGGATCCGGCGCGCTTCGTGTGCGCCGCGCTGGCTCCGGCCGAGGTGAGCCGCGTCATCATCGACGAGGCCAACCACGCCATGGAGCTCATCGTGCCGGATGACCAGCTGTCGCTGGCCATCGGCCGTCGCGGGCAGAACGTGCGGCTGGCGGCGCAGCTGACCGGTTGGAAGCTGGACATCAACAGCGAGAGCCGGGTTCGCGAGATGCGTGAGTTCGCCAACCGTTCGCTGGGCGCCCTTCCGGGTGTCAACGAGATGTTGGTGGAGACCCTGTACGCCCATGGCTTCCGTCAGGCCAAGGACATCGCCGAGGCGAATCCGGAGATGCTGGGCCAGATTCCGGGCATGGATCCGGCGCGCATCCCCGCGATGCAGGAAGAAGCCCGCAAGCAGATGTCGCTGGACGCGGCGGAGCTGTCGCGCATGGAGCGCGAGCGCGAGCAGGCCCGGCAGGCCGAGGCCCGCCGTCATCCGGACGAGCTCAGTCAGACCGAGCGCCTGGCCCGCGTCAGGGGCATGGGCGAGAAGACCATCGAGCAGCTGACCCTGGCCGGGTACAAGACGGTGGAGGACCTCGCCAACGAGAAGGACCTGGCGAAGCTGGGTGACGTGCCGGGTGTGGGTATCAAGAAGGCCCGCCAGCTCAAGAGCGCGGCGGAGAACTATCTGGTGGAGGAGGCCCGGCTCCGGGCGGAGCTCAACGCCGAGCGCGGGGCTTCGTCCGCCCAGGCCGCCGAGCCGGCGGGTGCTTAA
- a CDS encoding DUF448 domain-containing protein, which translates to MRLKARSGTRRKEELPANAGPVRSCIGCGGRRVQEELTRLAVGPGGVVVVDRKRQLPGRGAYLCGAGCLAAAVKRKAFARAFRGRAGAVDPSALGQALESGPAQGGAAGGSGC; encoded by the coding sequence ATGCGCCTGAAGGCTCGTTCCGGTACTAGAAGAAAAGAAGAACTCCCGGCCAACGCCGGACCGGTGCGAAGCTGCATCGGCTGCGGCGGGAGGCGGGTCCAGGAGGAGCTCACCCGGTTGGCGGTGGGCCCAGGGGGCGTGGTGGTGGTGGATAGGAAGAGGCAGCTCCCCGGTCGGGGTGCCTACCTCTGTGGGGCCGGTTGCCTGGCGGCCGCAGTGAAGCGGAAGGCCTTTGCCAGAGCCTTCCGGGGGAGGGCGGGGGCGGTCGACCCGTCGGCCTTGGGACAGGCGTTGGAGTCGGGCCCGGCACAGGGTGGAGCGGCCGGGGGGAGTGGGTGTTAG
- the infB gene encoding translation initiation factor IF-2: MSKKRVHEIAKELKDHGVELDNKEVVTELVGLGYDVKSHSSSLEDDQATAAVQKILDKRKPKQATPPVAAKGFVVRRKAPSSTPSAGDTAEETSSASAQSVAAEEPRATASAAPAAPEAPAAVAPPPAAPVEESRAAAPTAPAAAPEAPAAVAAAPAAPVEAPRAEAQPAAVAEPPRPATTQPPAAPVAEAPRAEAQPVAAAEPSRPAAPPSPVSPEVPRAAEPPRAVTPPPAAPVQPPSSVKESPSLSTRPPSAVPPSVRTPSHPSSGPHRGPSSGGPGMGSGRPGGPGQQGRPGGSGQQGRGGPGQQGRPGGPGQQGRGGPSQYQRGGPSQYQRSGPSSGPVRPSSPGASSAGAQASATPGATGQQVMVGGVPHQQVAQDPRSLRPTATQAVVISRPLIQVRRVTPTGGQGKQYPMAPGKSAIGEKREYKVVPDHLGRGRELVDVSKNKEKEKAGRGKRGTSAAEGGPSKQEISDLVWGRVTIPVRGKKKKPTKKGAKTQITQMAEEKKVIKIQEGISVSDLGQRMGVRTAELIKKLMGLGKMATANQIIDSETTELLATDYGWRVEKAGFEVEDFLPEVEARPEDERARPPVVTVMGHVDHGKTSLLDAIRAANVAAGEAGGITQHIGAYSVKTSRGDITFLDTPGHEAFTSMRARGANVTDIVVLVVAADDGVMPQTVESIKQAKAAEVPIVVAINKMDVPGANPDRVKKDLANHELVPEEWGGETIMVPVSAKQKMGIDLLLENIALQAEVLELTSNPSRPAVGAIIEAKLEKGRGPVATVLVQEGTLKVGDAVVTGTHFGRVRAMNNSRGESVKEVLPGYSAELIGLSGVPTAGDTLNAVADEKAAKEIAAHRAMKDREAELGKASNRETLEQLFAKTKAGGGPKELRLVIKADVQGSAEAVKEAVQKLSTHKVRVEVIHSGVGAMTEGDVMRAAASKGMVVGFNVKPESGTEAAAKAQEVTLQTYSIIYELIDGVRKSMEDLLEPIRTERKLGRAEVRNTFNVPKLGTIAGAAVLDGVMKRGAFVRLLRDSKQLFSGRMASLRRFKDDVKEVAQGFECGIGIENYSDLKPGDIIEAYEIEETRPSLS, translated from the coding sequence ATGTCGAAGAAGCGCGTTCACGAAATTGCCAAGGAGCTCAAGGACCATGGGGTCGAGCTCGATAACAAAGAGGTCGTGACCGAGCTCGTCGGGCTCGGCTACGACGTCAAGAGCCACTCGTCTTCGCTTGAGGACGACCAGGCCACTGCCGCGGTCCAGAAGATCCTGGACAAGCGCAAGCCCAAGCAGGCCACGCCGCCGGTTGCGGCGAAGGGCTTCGTGGTGCGCCGCAAGGCCCCCTCGAGCACGCCTTCGGCCGGCGATACGGCCGAGGAGACCTCGTCCGCCTCCGCGCAGTCGGTGGCCGCCGAGGAGCCGCGTGCCACCGCGTCGGCGGCACCCGCCGCCCCGGAGGCTCCGGCCGCCGTGGCGCCACCTCCCGCTGCTCCCGTCGAGGAGTCGCGTGCCGCCGCGCCGACGGCGCCCGCCGCTGCCCCGGAGGCTCCGGCCGCCGTGGCCGCTGCGCCGGCCGCCCCGGTCGAGGCTCCTCGTGCCGAGGCACAGCCTGCGGCCGTCGCGGAGCCTCCGCGCCCCGCCACGACGCAGCCTCCTGCGGCCCCTGTCGCCGAGGCACCTCGTGCCGAGGCCCAGCCCGTTGCCGCCGCGGAGCCTTCGCGCCCCGCGGCGCCGCCTTCCCCTGTTTCCCCCGAGGTGCCTCGGGCCGCGGAACCCCCGCGGGCCGTCACCCCGCCTCCGGCGGCCCCTGTTCAGCCGCCTTCCTCTGTCAAGGAGTCACCCAGCTTGTCTACCCGCCCGCCTTCGGCGGTCCCACCTTCTGTCCGGACGCCTTCGCATCCCTCTTCTGGTCCCCACCGGGGTCCCTCCTCGGGTGGGCCCGGTATGGGTTCCGGCCGTCCCGGTGGTCCGGGCCAGCAGGGTCGTCCGGGTGGTTCCGGTCAGCAGGGTCGCGGTGGCCCCGGCCAGCAGGGTCGTCCGGGTGGTCCCGGTCAGCAGGGTCGCGGTGGTCCCAGCCAGTACCAGCGTGGTGGCCCCAGCCAGTACCAGCGCAGCGGCCCGTCCTCGGGTCCGGTGCGTCCTTCCTCTCCGGGTGCCTCGTCGGCGGGTGCTCAGGCCAGCGCCACTCCGGGTGCGACGGGTCAGCAGGTCATGGTGGGCGGCGTGCCCCACCAGCAGGTCGCGCAGGATCCGCGCTCGCTGCGTCCCACGGCCACCCAGGCCGTCGTCATCTCGCGTCCGCTCATCCAGGTCCGCCGGGTGACGCCCACCGGTGGCCAGGGCAAGCAGTACCCCATGGCGCCGGGCAAGAGCGCCATCGGCGAGAAGCGCGAGTACAAGGTCGTCCCGGATCACCTGGGTCGCGGCCGTGAGCTCGTCGACGTCTCCAAGAACAAGGAGAAGGAGAAGGCCGGGCGCGGCAAGCGCGGGACCTCGGCCGCCGAGGGCGGTCCGTCCAAGCAGGAGATCTCCGATCTGGTGTGGGGTCGCGTCACCATCCCGGTGCGCGGCAAGAAGAAGAAGCCCACCAAGAAGGGCGCCAAGACGCAGATCACCCAGATGGCCGAGGAGAAGAAGGTCATCAAGATCCAGGAGGGCATCTCCGTGTCCGACCTGGGGCAGCGCATGGGTGTGCGCACCGCCGAGCTCATCAAGAAGCTGATGGGCCTGGGCAAGATGGCCACGGCCAACCAGATCATCGACTCGGAGACCACCGAGCTGCTCGCCACCGATTATGGCTGGCGCGTGGAGAAGGCCGGCTTCGAGGTCGAGGACTTCCTGCCCGAGGTGGAGGCGCGTCCCGAGGACGAGCGCGCCCGTCCGCCGGTGGTCACGGTCATGGGTCACGTCGACCACGGCAAGACGAGCCTGCTCGACGCCATCCGCGCCGCCAACGTGGCGGCCGGAGAGGCGGGTGGCATCACCCAGCACATCGGCGCCTACTCGGTGAAGACGTCGCGCGGTGACATCACCTTCCTGGATACCCCGGGCCACGAGGCCTTCACGTCCATGCGCGCCCGCGGCGCCAACGTGACGGACATCGTGGTGCTGGTGGTGGCCGCCGACGACGGCGTGATGCCGCAGACGGTGGAGTCCATCAAGCAGGCCAAGGCCGCCGAGGTGCCCATCGTCGTCGCCATCAACAAGATGGACGTGCCCGGCGCCAACCCGGACCGCGTGAAGAAGGACCTGGCCAACCACGAGCTCGTGCCCGAGGAGTGGGGCGGCGAGACCATCATGGTCCCCGTGTCCGCCAAGCAGAAGATGGGCATCGACCTGCTGCTGGAGAACATCGCGCTGCAGGCCGAGGTGCTCGAGCTCACGTCCAATCCGAGCCGTCCGGCGGTGGGCGCCATCATCGAGGCCAAGCTGGAGAAGGGCCGCGGTCCCGTGGCCACGGTGCTGGTGCAGGAGGGCACGCTCAAGGTGGGCGATGCCGTCGTCACCGGTACCCACTTCGGTCGCGTGCGCGCCATGAACAACAGCCGTGGCGAGTCCGTGAAGGAAGTGCTCCCGGGCTACTCCGCCGAGCTCATCGGTCTGTCCGGCGTGCCCACCGCGGGTGACACCCTCAACGCGGTGGCCGATGAGAAGGCCGCCAAGGAGATCGCCGCTCACCGCGCCATGAAGGACCGCGAGGCGGAGCTGGGCAAGGCCAGCAACCGCGAGACGCTCGAGCAGCTCTTCGCCAAGACCAAGGCGGGGGGTGGCCCCAAGGAGCTGCGGCTCGTCATCAAGGCGGACGTGCAGGGCTCGGCCGAGGCCGTCAAGGAGGCCGTCCAGAAGCTCTCCACCCACAAGGTCCGCGTGGAGGTCATCCACTCGGGCGTGGGCGCCATGACCGAGGGCGACGTGATGCGTGCGGCCGCCTCCAAGGGCATGGTCGTGGGCTTCAACGTCAAGCCGGAGTCCGGCACCGAGGCCGCCGCCAAGGCTCAGGAGGTGACGCTGCAGACGTACAGCATCATCTACGAGCTCATCGACGGCGTGCGGAAGTCCATGGAGGACCTCCTGGAGCCCATCCGCACCGAGCGCAAGCTGGGTCGCGCCGAGGTGCGCAACACCTTCAACGTGCCGAAGCTGGGCACCATCGCCGGTGCGGCGGTGCTCGACGGTGTGATGAAGCGTGGTGCCTTCGTCCGTCTGCTGCGCGACAGCAAGCAGCTGTTCTCCGGCCGCATGGCCTCGCTCCGTCGCTTCAAGGACGACGTGAAGGAAGTCGCCCAGGGCTTCGAGTGCGGTATCGGCATCGAGAACTACAGCGATCTCAAGCCGGGCGACATCATCGAGGCCTACGAGATCGAGGAGACGCGGCCGAGCCTGAGCTAG